In Labrus bergylta chromosome 6, fLabBer1.1, whole genome shotgun sequence, the following proteins share a genomic window:
- the LOC136179447 gene encoding uncharacterized protein, whose translation MATASEGRRIEKDKWKRKESVAELLRDLMNVENKSEEKEGGEGSRSEEKEVGGRREEKEAGEGSRSEEKEVGGRREKKDGGEGSRREEKEGGEGSRSEEKEVGGRREDKEAGEGSRREEKEGGEGSRSEEKEVGGRREEKEAGEGSRSEEKEVGGRREEKEAGEGSRREEKEGGEGSRSEEKEGGGRREEKEAGEGSRSEEKEVGGRREEKEGGEGSRSEEKEVGGRREEKEAGEGSRREEKEGGEGSRSEEKEVGGRREEKEAGEGSRSEEKESHQKKKKKKKKKKKKKKKKKKKHLLLLNQVC comes from the exons ATGGCGACGGCGTCTGAGGGCAGACGGattgaaaaagacaaatggaagaggaaagagagcGTGGCCGAGCTTTTGAGGGATTTGATGAATGTGGAGAATAA gagtgaggagaaggagggaggagaaggaagtaggagtgaggagaaggaggtaggaggtaggagggaggagaaggaagcAGGAGAAGGAAGTAGgagtgaggagaaggaggtaggagggaggagggagaagaaggatggaggagaaggaagtaggagggaggagaaggagggaggagaaggaagtaggagtgaggagaaggaggtaggagggaggagggaggataaGGAGGCAGGAGAAGGAagtaggagggaggagaaggagggaggagaaggaagtaggagtgaggagaaggaggtaggagggaggagggaggagaaggaggcagGAGAAGGAAGTAGgagtgaggagaaggaggtaggagggaggagggaggagaaggaggcagGAGAAGGAagtaggagggaggagaaggagggaggagaaggaagtaggagtgaggagaaggagggaggagggaggagggaggagaaggaggcagGAGAAGGAAGTAGgagtgaggagaaggaggtaggaggtaggagggaggagaaggagggaggagaaggaagtaggagtgaggagaaggaggtaggagggaggagggaggagaaggaggcagGAGAAGGAagtaggagggaggagaaggagggaggagaaggaagtaggagtgaggagaaggaggtaggagggaggagggaggagaaggaggcagGAGAAGGAAGTAGgagtgaggagaaggag Tcacatcagaagaagaagaagaagaagaagaagaagaagaagaagaagaagaagaagaagaagaagcatctcctgcttttaaaccaggtgtgttga